The Mytilus galloprovincialis chromosome 7, xbMytGall1.hap1.1, whole genome shotgun sequence genome has a window encoding:
- the LOC143082074 gene encoding low-density lipoprotein receptor-related protein 6-like, with amino-acid sequence MNVQIWLVLSLEFYFLCMIQCTKVLFGTKVQIKEIDIDTGNVKILVGDARGEMYGMDYDPKYKYMYFTRYNHRTIMRFPYPSDNQVLEKFIDTGKGPAGLAIDSESGHVYWTEYDWHRLRRCDVNGSNAVIISSNLQNPFSIRLSLVNRWMYVVERFKRIIKARFNYSEAHGIIDLNTQVDYMDLDKKEEKLYWTT; translated from the exons ATGAATGTACAAATTTGGCTTGTCTTATCCTTGGAGTTTTATTTTCTGTGTATGATTCAAT GTACCAAAGTTTTATTTGGAACCAAAGTCCAGATTAAGGAGATTGATATCGATACAGGCAATGTCAAGATACTTGTTGGCGATGCCCGTGGAGAAATGTATGGTATGGACTACGAtcccaaatataaatacatgtattttacaagATATAATCATCGTACTATAATGAG ATTTCCTTATCCATCTGACAATCAAGTTTTGGAAAAATTTATCGACACCGGCAAGGGTCCAGCAGGTTTAGCGATCGATTCAGAAAGTGGACATGTTTACTGGACTGAGTATGACTGGCATAGACTGAGACGGTGTGATGTTAACGGATCAAATGCAGTTATTATATCGTCCAATCTACAAAACCCATTTTCTATACGACTTAGCTTAGTTAacag GTGGATGTATGTTGTTGAACgatttaaaagaattataaaagcCAGATTTAATTACAGCGAAGCTCATGGAATTATAGACTTAAACACACAAGTTGACTACATGGATTTAG ataaaaaagaagaaaagttaTACTGGACAACTTAG